The genomic DNA TCTTTTTTGATTCCATGGTGTTACGCCCACTTCCTGCTGCCGAGCGAGCAGACATTCAAGAAAAGAAAGAAGCCGATGACGGACAGGTAGTAGATGATGTCCCTGCTGTCAATCACGCCCCGGTTGATGCTTTCGAAATGGCTCCCGAGCCCGACAAAGGTGAACAGCGGGCTGATGAAGGCGGGAAGCCTCATCTGGATGAACGGCGTGCTGATGATGAAGAGAACGAAGATCACCACCACGCCGATGATAAAAGCGATGATCTGGTTTTCCGTAAGCGACGAAATCCACAAGCCGATGGCGAGATAGGCCGCGCCCATGAGCAGCGCGCCAAGGTATTGGCCCACGATCTGTCCCGCATCGGGATG from Chitinivibrionales bacterium includes the following:
- a CDS encoding ABC transporter permease subunit, which produces KTLELLLTWPVSDFEVVMGKFLASFALLSIVVLLSITIPISIAIIGHPDAGQIVGQYLGALLMGAAYLAIGLWISSLTENQIIAFIIGVVVIFVLFIISTPFIQMRLPAFISPLFTFVGLGSHFESINRGVIDSRDIIYYLSVIGFFLFLNVCSLGSRKWA